From the genome of Amycolatopsis camponoti:
GGTCAGCCACGGCGGTGGGCGATCTGGAAGACGTTGCCGAACGGGTCGCGGACCATCGCGCGCCGGTCGCCGTAGGGCGTGTTCGCCGGCCCCTCGAGGCTCGTCGCGCCGCAGTCCAGGGCCCGGCGGTAGGTCGCGTCCGCGTCCGCGACGTACACGTAGAGGAACGCCGGGAACAGCTCGCGCTCGCCTTCGGCGGACACCATGACCAGCGAGTCGCCGATGCGGATCTCGGCGGGGCGCCCGCCGTCGATCTCACCGGTGGCGCCGAACACCGAACGCAGGAACGCGACGGCGGCGACGAGGTCGCGCACCACCATCCGCGGGACCACCGTCTGGAGGCTCATACCCGCCCACCCAAGCCGGTTCCGGGCGTGATCACAAGTCAGAGCCGCAGGCCGACCAGCTTCACGAGGAACCGGTCGACCTGCTCGACGGCGGGCGGCCACGGCAGGTCGGGCTCGTTGATCCGCTGCGCCAGCATGCCGTTGACGGCGGTCCGCAGGTCGATCGCGACGATCGCCGCGTCGCCGTCCGGGGCCAGGCCCGCGTCCATGCACGCCCGGACCGCGTCGACGGTGCGCGCGACCATGACCTCCTTGAACGGCATGCCGAGCCGCCGGTGGACCTTGCTCTCGTGCAGCACCTTGTAGAGCCCGGGGTGCTCGCGCGCCCACGCCGCCTGCGTCAGGATCCGGGCGCGCAACGCGGCCGCCGGGTCCGGGGCTTCCGCGGCCGCGGCGTCCCCGGTGCCGACCAGCTCCTCGTGGCACCGCCGCATCGCGGCCAGCACGAGCGCGTCGCGGTCCGGGAAGTGCAGGTAGACCGACGTCGCCGCGATCGACACCTCCCGCGCGACGGCCCGCAGGGACAGCGCTTCGTCGTCCGCCAGCTCGTCGAGCATCCGCGCGGCGGCCGTGACGATCTCTTCGCGCAGCAGTTCGCCCTGGCCGCGGGCGTTGGGACGGCGGCGGTTCTCGGTCATGGTCCGCCCAGTGTAGCTGGACACCCATTGCGCTACAGGTGTAGCGTCACTCGCACTACAGCTGTAGCGCTACGAATGTTCACCACATTGAGGGAGCACGACCTTGACCACCACCGCACCACCGACGAGCCTCGAGCGGCTGGCCACACTGGACCCGGCGTTCGCCCAGCTGGTCGGCGCCACCGCGAAGTACGTCCGGGCGATCCCGGAGCTGACCGACCGGGAAAAGACGTTCCTGTGTGTCACGGCAGACGTCTGCCAAGCGAGCCTGGGCCTGGCGTTCGCCGCCCACGTGCGAGCGGGGCTCGCCGCCGGAGTGTCCACATCGGACATCCGGGAGTTGCTGCGGTTCGTCTCCTACGACTGCGGCTACCACGCGGCGACCGCGGGCATCGAGCGGATCGCCGAGCTGGAGCGCGAGCTGGGCATCGACCCGGAGCGGACGGTCCCGGACCCGGTTCCGGACGGGCCCAGCCCGCTGCCGGAGGAGGTGCGGGCGCGGCTGAACGAGCTGGACGAGCACTTCGCCGGTTACTTCGACCTGCAGTCGCGGATGCGTGCCGGGCACGGGCCCGGCACGCTGAGCGAACGCGAGCGCGGCCTGGTCAGCCTCAGTGTCGACGTGCACTACCAGACGCTGGCCGAGACATTTCGCATCCACGTCGGGCGCGCGCTCCGCGGCGGCGCGTCGCCGGAAGACGTGCGCGCGGCCCTGAGGTTCAACGCCCAGTTCGGCGTCACGCGGGCGTGGCACGCATGGGAGGCGCTGAACGAGATCCTGAACTAGCCGAGGACTTCGCCCGCGAGCCGCGTCAGATATCCCGCGAAGCGTTCGCGGTCCTCGCGCGGCCAGTGGCCCACCAGTGCCTCGAACGCCTGACGCTGGTGGGCCTGCGAAGCCGCGAGGAACTCCATCGCCGCCTCGGTGAGCGTCAGCACCGCGCGGCGGGCGTCGCGGGCCGACGTCGAGCGCACCACGAAGCCGTCTCGGCCCGCTTCGGCGACCATCCGGCTGGCCACCGAGCGGTCGATGCCCAGCTGGTGGGCCACGTCGGCGACCGTCACCTCCTCCGCCGCGGCGCCGTCGACGGCCTGGATGACCAGGAGGTTCGGCACCGTCCACGCCGCCGGGGCGCCGTCGGCGAACCGCTCGACGACGTCCGGGGCCCACTGGCGCGCCCAGTGCCGGACCAGCCGGAAGAGCGCGGGACCGCCGTCCGAGGTTGATGCGTGCATAAGGCACGTTATAACGTGTGCTTTATGCACGCATCTCGGAACCTCGCCTTCGCCGGCCTGCTGCTCGGCATGGCCATGGCTCAGCTCGACGGCCTGATCGTCACGGCGGCGCTGCCCTCGATCGGCGCCGAGCTGCACGCCCGCACCGGCCTCGTCGCGGTGACCGCCGCCGGCCTGCTCACGCTCACCGTCGCGACGCCGCTGCACGGCCGGCTCGGCGACCTTCACGGCCGCCGGATCTCGTTCGCCGCCTCGGTTCTCGTGTTCGCCGCGGCCTCGGCGTGGTGCGCCGCCGCGCCCGACCTCGGCTCGCTGATCGCCGCCCGTGCCCTGCAGGGGCTCGGCGGGAGCGGCCTGGTCGTCACGGCGATGAGCGCGCTCGGCGAGCTGTTCGAGCGCGACGAGCTGCTGCGCCGCCAAGGCTGGCAGACGGCGGTGTTCGCGGCCGCCACCCTGGGCGGGCCGCCGCTGGGCGGGCTGCTCGCCGCGGGCCCGGGCTGGCGCTGGATCTTCCTGGTCAACCTCCCGCTGTGCGTCCCCGCGCTGGTGCTCGGCCTGCGCGGGCTGCCCGCGAAACCGAGTCGCACCAAGGAAAAGTTCGACGTCGGAAGCAGCGCACTGCTCGTGGCCGCGGGGTCGGCGGTCGTCGCGCTCGGCACGGTCGACGACCTCGCCCGAAGTCCACTGTGGACGCCGATCCTGGCCGGAGTCGCCGGGGGAGCCGGGTTCCTGTTCGTGCGACGGCAGCGTCGCACCCAGAGCCCGCTGATCTCGCCGAAGGTCTTCGCGGACGCCGTCCTGGCGCGCGCGGTGGTGGTCAACGGCCTCGCCGGCGCCGCGCTCTACGGCACCTTCACCTACGTCGCGCTGGTCGCCGCGCTCGACGCGGGCGCGGCCGGGACCGGCCTGCTGCTCGTCGCGATGACCGCCGGGCAGCTCGCACTGTCCGCGTCCTTCGCCGCGCTGGCCCGCCGGCGCCCGGACATGACGGCGTGGGGCCGGTCCGGCTGCCTGCTCGGCACGGCCGGGCTCGCCGCGATCGCCGTCGCGGCCGCCCTGGACGGCCCGCCGTGGCTGCTCGCACCGGGGCTGTTCGCGATCGGCGCGGCCTTCGCCGTCTGCACGTCGGCTTACACCGTCCTGGGCCAGACGCGGGCGAAGCGCGACCTGATGGGCGTCACGCTGGGCTCGCTGACCTTCGCCCGGCAGGCCGGCGGGCTCGCCGGCGCCGCCGTGTTCGGCTGGCTCGCGCTGGCCACGACCGGCGGGCTCGGCGCCCCCGGCCTCACCGTCGTCTTCGCGTCCGCGGCCGCGATCATGCTCGTGGCCTG
Proteins encoded in this window:
- a CDS encoding carboxymuconolactone decarboxylase family protein; protein product: MTTTAPPTSLERLATLDPAFAQLVGATAKYVRAIPELTDREKTFLCVTADVCQASLGLAFAAHVRAGLAAGVSTSDIRELLRFVSYDCGYHAATAGIERIAELERELGIDPERTVPDPVPDGPSPLPEEVRARLNELDEHFAGYFDLQSRMRAGHGPGTLSERERGLVSLSVDVHYQTLAETFRIHVGRALRGGASPEDVRAALRFNAQFGVTRAWHAWEALNEILN
- a CDS encoding VOC family protein, whose amino-acid sequence is MSLQTVVPRMVVRDLVAAVAFLRSVFGATGEIDGGRPAEIRIGDSLVMVSAEGERELFPAFLYVYVADADATYRRALDCGATSLEGPANTPYGDRRAMVRDPFGNVFQIAHRRG
- a CDS encoding MFS transporter; translation: MHASRNLAFAGLLLGMAMAQLDGLIVTAALPSIGAELHARTGLVAVTAAGLLTLTVATPLHGRLGDLHGRRISFAASVLVFAAASAWCAAAPDLGSLIAARALQGLGGSGLVVTAMSALGELFERDELLRRQGWQTAVFAAATLGGPPLGGLLAAGPGWRWIFLVNLPLCVPALVLGLRGLPAKPSRTKEKFDVGSSALLVAAGSAVVALGTVDDLARSPLWTPILAGVAGGAGFLFVRRQRRTQSPLISPKVFADAVLARAVVVNGLAGAALYGTFTYVALVAALDAGAAGTGLLLVAMTAGQLALSASFAALARRRPDMTAWGRSGCLLGTAGLAAIAVAAALDGPPWLLAPGLFAIGAAFAVCTSAYTVLGQTRAKRDLMGVTLGSLTFARQAGGLAGAAVFGWLALATTGGLGAPGLTVVFASAAAIMLVAWFTAPAVTSSEAVSSSS
- a CDS encoding TetR/AcrR family transcriptional regulator → MTENRRRPNARGQGELLREEIVTAAARMLDELADDEALSLRAVAREVSIAATSVYLHFPDRDALVLAAMRRCHEELVGTGDAAAAEAPDPAAALRARILTQAAWAREHPGLYKVLHESKVHRRLGMPFKEVMVARTVDAVRACMDAGLAPDGDAAIVAIDLRTAVNGMLAQRINEPDLPWPPAVEQVDRFLVKLVGLRL
- a CDS encoding MarR family winged helix-turn-helix transcriptional regulator gives rise to the protein MHASTSDGGPALFRLVRHWARQWAPDVVERFADGAPAAWTVPNLLVIQAVDGAAAEEVTVADVAHQLGIDRSVASRMVAEAGRDGFVVRSTSARDARRAVLTLTEAAMEFLAASQAHQRQAFEALVGHWPREDRERFAGYLTRLAGEVLG